In one window of Euwallacea similis isolate ESF13 chromosome 4, ESF131.1, whole genome shotgun sequence DNA:
- the LOC136408351 gene encoding helix-loop-helix protein 6-like isoform X2 — translation MSVMDEIACDNWFEDINNVKCHLYFNGEIEETQTKRPLREKNKHVPHSQKPLQVVANRNARERRRVHAVNNAFVKLKNAIPIQNTRGKRISKVKTLLYAIDYIRTLDGILRECAGYSSDCYDWGDLGTHESPGNWSYSAHAAQSREC, via the exons ATGAGCGTAATGGACGAAATAGCTTGCGATAATTGGTTTGAAGATATCAACAACGTGAAGTGccatttatattttaatgggGAGATCGAAGAGACGCAGACCAAGAGACCTCTGAGGGAGAAAAACAAGCACGTGCCCCACAGCCAAAAACCTCTGCAAGTGGTGGCGAACAGGAATGCGAGGGAGAGGAGGAGGGTACATGCTGTTAACAATGCTTTTGTTAAGCTGAAGAACGCAATTCCCATTCAAAACACCAG AGGCAAGAGGATAAGTAAGGTCAAGACACTGCTCTATGCCATCGACTACATTCGCACTTTGGATGGAATTTTGAGGGAGTGTGCAGGCTACAGCTCTGATTGCTACGACTGG GGGGATTTGGGTACCCACGAGAGTCCTGGCAACTGGAGCTATAGTGCACACGCAGCACAGAGCAGGGAATGCTAG
- the LOC136408351 gene encoding helix-loop-helix protein 6-like isoform X1 codes for MSVMDEIACDNWFEDINNVKCHLYFNGEIEETQTKRPLREKNKHVPHSQKPLQVVANRNARERRRVHAVNNAFVKLKNAIPIQNTRSVILPKWQFTLKNYDCRGKRISKVKTLLYAIDYIRTLDGILRECAGYSSDCYDWGDLGTHESPGNWSYSAHAAQSREC; via the exons ATGAGCGTAATGGACGAAATAGCTTGCGATAATTGGTTTGAAGATATCAACAACGTGAAGTGccatttatattttaatgggGAGATCGAAGAGACGCAGACCAAGAGACCTCTGAGGGAGAAAAACAAGCACGTGCCCCACAGCCAAAAACCTCTGCAAGTGGTGGCGAACAGGAATGCGAGGGAGAGGAGGAGGGTACATGCTGTTAACAATGCTTTTGTTAAGCTGAAGAACGCAATTCCCATTCAAAACACCAGGTCtgttattttgccaaaatggcaatttacgttaaaaaattatgattgcAGAGGCAAGAGGATAAGTAAGGTCAAGACACTGCTCTATGCCATCGACTACATTCGCACTTTGGATGGAATTTTGAGGGAGTGTGCAGGCTACAGCTCTGATTGCTACGACTGG GGGGATTTGGGTACCCACGAGAGTCCTGGCAACTGGAGCTATAGTGCACACGCAGCACAGAGCAGGGAATGCTAG